A portion of the Pectobacterium brasiliense genome contains these proteins:
- a CDS encoding heme lyase CcmF/NrfE family subunit, with product MMPEVGNYLLCLALGVALLLSVYPLWGASRQDTRLMALARPLAWALFACILASFLVLVHALVINDFTVLYVANNSNRALPVWYRVAAAWGAHEGSLLLWVLLMSGWTFAVAVFSRGMSLDAVARVLAVMGMINVGFLLFIILTSNPFTRTLPDYPIDGRDLNPLLQDVGLIFHPPLLYMGYVGFSVAFAFAVASLLAERLDSAWARWSRPWTQAAWSFLTLGIVLGSGWAYYELGWGGWWFWDPVENASLMPWLVGTALLHSLSVTEKRGSFKAWTVLLAIGAFSLCLLGTFLVRSGVLVSVHAFASDPARGMFILAFLVIVIGGSLLLFAIKGNRVRARVTNSLWSRETFLLGNNLILMAATLVVLLGTLLPLVHKQLGLGSISIGAPFFNTMFTLLMAPFALLLGVGPLVRWRRDEPQKLRKLLLIALAVTAALSLLLPWLLQDSVVAMTVVGLSMALWVFFLTVYELHTNSTRRHGLLRGLTTLSLSQWGMVCGHIGLAVTVVGIAFSQNYSVERDVRMRAGDSIAIHDYRFTFQGVRDVVGPNWQSAKGTIEVTRNGKPEATLKAEKRFYNTSGAIMTEAAIDAGVTRDLYAALGEKLDDGSWAVRLYYKPFIRWIWYGGGLMALGGILCMFDPRYRLRRAVRETAS from the coding sequence ATGATGCCTGAAGTAGGCAATTATCTGCTCTGTCTGGCGCTTGGCGTCGCGCTGTTGCTCAGCGTGTATCCGCTGTGGGGCGCGTCGCGTCAGGATACGCGTCTGATGGCGCTGGCACGTCCGCTTGCCTGGGCGCTGTTTGCATGCATTTTGGCTTCCTTCCTCGTGTTGGTGCATGCGCTGGTGATCAATGATTTCACCGTCCTCTACGTAGCCAACAACTCCAACCGTGCGCTGCCGGTGTGGTATCGCGTGGCGGCAGCGTGGGGCGCACATGAAGGATCGCTACTGCTCTGGGTATTGCTGATGAGCGGCTGGACTTTCGCCGTGGCAGTGTTCAGCCGTGGAATGTCGCTGGATGCGGTCGCCCGCGTGCTGGCCGTCATGGGGATGATTAATGTCGGCTTCCTGCTGTTCATCATTCTGACGTCGAACCCCTTTACGCGCACGTTGCCGGACTACCCGATTGACGGGCGCGATCTCAATCCGCTGTTGCAGGATGTCGGGTTAATCTTTCACCCGCCATTGCTCTACATGGGTTATGTCGGGTTCTCCGTGGCATTTGCGTTTGCGGTCGCCTCGCTACTGGCTGAGCGATTGGACAGCGCATGGGCCCGCTGGTCCCGACCGTGGACACAGGCGGCGTGGTCATTCCTGACGTTGGGTATCGTACTTGGTTCGGGCTGGGCGTATTACGAGCTCGGCTGGGGCGGCTGGTGGTTCTGGGATCCGGTGGAGAATGCGTCATTGATGCCGTGGCTGGTGGGCACGGCGCTGCTGCATTCGCTATCGGTCACCGAAAAGCGCGGCAGCTTCAAGGCATGGACAGTGCTGCTGGCTATCGGTGCATTCTCGCTCTGCCTGCTGGGGACGTTTCTGGTGCGGTCCGGCGTATTGGTATCGGTGCACGCCTTTGCCTCTGATCCGGCGCGTGGCATGTTTATTCTCGCGTTTCTGGTCATTGTTATCGGCGGTTCTTTGCTGTTATTCGCCATCAAAGGCAACCGGGTACGGGCGCGGGTCACGAATTCGCTATGGTCGCGTGAAACGTTCCTGCTCGGCAATAATCTGATCCTGATGGCGGCGACGCTCGTAGTGCTGCTGGGAACGCTGCTGCCGCTGGTGCATAAACAGCTGGGCTTAGGCAGTATCTCGATTGGCGCACCGTTCTTCAACACCATGTTCACCCTGTTAATGGCACCGTTTGCCTTACTGCTGGGCGTGGGGCCGCTGGTTCGCTGGCGGCGCGATGAACCGCAAAAGCTGCGTAAGCTGCTGCTGATTGCGCTGGCCGTGACTGCTGCACTGTCGCTGCTGCTGCCGTGGCTGTTACAGGATTCCGTTGTTGCGATGACGGTGGTTGGCCTGTCGATGGCGCTGTGGGTGTTCTTCTTAACGGTGTACGAGCTGCATACCAACTCCACCCGTCGTCATGGTCTGCTGCGCGGTTTGACCACGCTCTCACTGAGCCAGTGGGGCATGGTGTGCGGTCATATTGGGCTGGCGGTGACGGTGGTGGGGATCGCCTTCAGTCAGAATTATAGCGTTGAGCGGGATGTGCGGATGCGGGCTGGCGACAGCATCGCGATCCACGATTACCGTTTTACGTTTCAAGGCGTGCGTGATGTCGTGGGGCCTAACTGGCAAAGCGCGAAAGGGACGATTGAGGTCACGCGTAACGGCAAACCGGAAGCGACGTTAAAGGCGGAAAAACGCTTCTATAACACCAGCGGCGCGATCATGACGGAAGCCGCGATTGATGCAGGCGTGACGCGCGATCTCTATGCGGCCTTGGGTGAAAAGCTGGATGACGGTAGCTGGGCGGTGCGGCTGTATTACAAACCGTTTATCCGCTGGATTTGGTACGGCGGGGGGCTGATGGCGTTAGGGGGCATCCTGTGCATGTTTGATCCTCGCTATCGCCTGCGTCGCGCCGTTCGGGAGACAGCATCATGA